GCGTATCGCGGTCTGTTGGAGTTCCTCCTCGCCCTCAACCCCGCCCTTGGGGAACTCCCAGTCCCCCGGGCGGCTCTTGAGGAGGAGGTACTCGCGCCGTCCGCGCGTATCCCGAAAGAGGATCGCGCCGGCGCTCGTCGCATCTACCGTCATTGCTGTTTATACCCCGTCGGTAGTTAAGAGAATATCGGAGTTCGGACATCCCGTCCTGCCGGCGGCTGAACGTTTAACCCGTGCGAATCGAACGGTACGGTATGGTCACCTCGCTCAAGGAACTCTATCACACGCTCCGACAGGTCCAATCCCTCGTCGCCGCCGAACGCGAGGGGTTCGACCTCGCCTCGCTCTCGCCCGCCGAACGCGTCGACCTCTGGCGTCGCGGGTTTCTCAGTCCCTCGGCCGCCCTCTACGAGTTCGAGCGCTACGGCTACGACGACTACCTCACCGACTACCAGCGCTACGTCAAGACGCGGGGTATCAACGGCCGCTTCGGCTACGCGCTCGACAACAAGTTGCTGACCTACGATGCGCTGAGCGGGTTTCCCGAGCACCTCCCCGCCCTCCACGGACTGGTTGAGAACGGCCGCCTCAGGTCGGTGTCGATCCGCGGAGAGCGGGGCCCGACTCGCCCGGTCGTCGAGTGGGTCGCCGACCGTCCGGTCGGGGAGACGGTCGTTCTGAAGTGGGTGCTCGGCGGCGGCGGGCACAACGTGTTCGTGCTCACGCGCACCGACGGGGGCTACCGGCTCAACGGCGAGGACGTCTCGCGGGCGGCGCTGGAGGATCGCCTCGGGGAGCTCGACGAGTACGTCGTCACCGGGTTTTCCGAGCAGGCGGCCTACGCCGACGGGATCTACCCCGAGGCGACCAACAGCGTCCGGGCGGTGACGATGTGGGATCCGGCCACGGACGAGCCCTTTCTCGCGCGGGCGGTTCACCGGATCGGCACCGACGAAACGAAACCGATGGACAACTGGACCCAGGGCGGGATCAGCGCGCCCATCGACGAGGACGGCGTGCTCGGGCGGGGCGCTCACTACCTCGCCGAGGGCGACCTCGAACGCCGCGAGACCCATCCCGACACCGGCGCGCGGATCGCGGGCGCCGCGGTCCCGGGCTGGGGGGCGGTCCGGGAGGAGCTGTTGGCCGTCGCGGATTCGGTTCCCCATCTCCCCTACGTCGGCTGGGATCTCGTAGTCACGGAAGACGGCGAGTTCGAGGTCATAGAGGCGAACAACTACCCCGGCGTGAAGTCCCTGCAGGTCCACGGACCGCTCTGTGCGGACGAGCGGGTCGAGCGGTTCTACCGCGCACACGGCGTGCGGTAAGTCGGACGACTTTTGATGCCTGCGGTCGACAGTAGTCGATAGACCCCATCCATGACCTTCGTCACGAAACTCACGCTCCAGAGCGGGGACCGGGCCGTACTCGAACGCGTCGTCGACGGGATCGCCACGACCGTCGAGCGAAAGGGCGCCGAGATGAAAGGGCCCCATCCGAGCCCACCCGAAACGCTCCACGTACCCCAGCACAAGCGGACTACCGGCGGCGAGAGCTTCGATCCGTGGTCCTACACCGTCTATACGCGCACCATCGAGATCGTCGGCCACGACGAGGTCGCCCGCGGCGTGATGGACCGGTCGTTGCCGTCGGGCGTCCACCTCGGCGTCGAGGTCGAACGGGTCCGCCCGCTCGGATCGAGCTAGATTAAGTAGTCCCCGGTTCTCGACTGGGGTATGAGCACTGACCACCTGATCGAGATCAGGCGTGACCTGCACCGCCACCCCGAACCCGCGTGGCGCGAGTTCTATACCACCTGCCGCATCGTCGAGGAACTCGAACGGATCGGCGTCTCCGATCTCTACGTCGGGCGCGACGCGATCGATACGGACGAGCGCTTGGCGGTTCCCGACTCCTCGGAACTCGTCGAGTGGTTCAACCGGGCACGAGAGGCCGGCGCGAAGGAGGACGTCCTCGAACGCCTCGACGGCGGCTACACCGGCTGTGTCGCCGTCATCGAGCGCGGCGAGGGCCCAACGATCGGCCTGCGGGTCGACATCGACGGGCTGCTACGCGGCGAGAGCGAGGCCGACGAGCACGTTCCCGCCGCGGAGGGCTTTCGCTCCGAGCACGAGGGCGCGATGCACGCCTGCGGGCACGACGCCCACGCGACCATCGGGCTTGGCGTGATCGAGGCGATCAAGGAAAGCGACTTTTCGGGCACGCTCAAGGTATTCTTCCAACCCGGCGAGGAGATGATCGCCGGCGGGAAGGCGATGGCAAAGAGCACGCACCTCGCCGACGTCGAGTACCTGTTGGCCCTTCACATCGGTCTGGATCACCCCACCGGCGAGGTCGTCGCGGGGATCGACGACTTCCTCGCGGTCTCGCACATCCATGCGGAGTTCTCGGGCGAACCCGCCCACGCCGGCGCCGAACCCGACGCCGGCGAGAACGCCGTCCAGGCGATGGCCGCCGCCGTTCAGAACCTCTATGCGATCCCGCGCCACCACGACGGGGCGACCCGAGTGAATGCGGGCCAGGTCGGCGGCGGCACCGCCTCGAACATCATCCCCGAGTCCGCCCACATCGAGGGCGAGGTCCGCGGGCAGACGACCGAACTGATGGAGTACATGCGAGAGCGCGCCGACCGCATACTGGAAGGTGCCGCCGCGATGCACGGCTGTGCGGTCGACATCGAGACGCGCGGCGAGGCCCCGAGCGCGAGAAGCGACGACGCGCTGGTCGAGGTCGTCGGCGCGGTCGCACGCACCACGCCGGGCGTCGAGACGGTCCTCGATCGCGATGCGCTGGGCGGCAGCGAGGACGCCACCTATCTCATGAGGGAGGTCCAGAAAAACGGCGGGTATGCCTCCTACGTCGGAATCGGTACCGACCACCCCGGCGGCCACCACACCGCGACGTTCGACGTCGACGAGGCGAGCATCGCCATCGGCATCGACGTGATCGGTCGAGCTATCGAGGAGATCGCGGCGACCCGCCCGTAGACGGCGGACTAGCGGACGAGGTTCGGGGACTGTAGAACGCGAAAACAGGGGATTGGAGTCGTTTCTACCGACCGATCACATGTAGCCGAGATCGCGTAGGCGCTCCATCAGGTCCTCCTTGTCCTGGGCGCGGCCCGCGCGCTCGGTGGTGTTGTCGAGGTCCTGGAGCCACGCCGGCTCCTCCTCGCTCTTCTCTGTGCTGATCTCGCTGCCGAGCGACCGGAAGCCCTCGAAGTACTTCGGCGAGATCGGGATATCGTCCTGGGAGATTCCCTCGGGGAGGTCGTCGTAGCTCTGGGGGACGTGGCCCTCCTCGGGGTAGCCCTCGACGGTCTCGGGCACGACGACGTACCAGAAGGCGTCCCAGACCGCCGCCTCGTCGAAATGCAGGATGGGCTGAATCCGATCGTGGGGCGGGTAGATCTCGGGGTCGTGACGCGGGCTGAAGAACGTCTCGTCGGCCCGGGCCTCCTGTTCGTCCCACCGAACACCGGAAATGACGCCGTCGATGTCGTTCTCCTCGAGGGCGTTGTTCAGTGCCACCGTCTTCAGCAGGTGGTTGCCGACGTAAGTGTCGAGCAGGAACGGGAAGGTCTCCTCCTCGTATTCGAGCAGGTCACGCACGTGATGGCGGTTCTGCTCGTTGAGCTCCTCGATTTCGATGTCGTCGCCGGGTTCCAGATCATTGGAATCGACGTACGCACCGACGTCGTCGTTGCGCGCGTAGATCACGTCGAGGTCCCACTGGTCGGCCCACTTCTCGACGAAATCGTGGATCTCGTCGAAGTGCTGGTAGTGGTCGATGAAGACGGCCGGGGGAACTTCCAGATCGAACTGCTCTGCGACCTCCTTGATGAAATAGAGAGTGAGCGTCGAGTCCTTGCCGCCGGTCCACATCACTGCGGGGCTCTCGTACTGTTCGAGCCCCCGTCGAGTGACCTCGATCGCCTTCTCGATCTTCGTATCGAGCGTCGGGTACTCCTCGGGCGCTTCGCCCTCGCCGTCGCTGTAGTCGACGTCCAAGTAGTC
The Halalkalicoccus subterraneus genome window above contains:
- a CDS encoding NUDIX domain-containing protein; this encodes MTVDATSAGAILFRDTRGRREYLLLKSRPGDWEFPKGGVEGEEELQQTAIR
- a CDS encoding sugar-transfer associated ATP-grasp domain-containing protein, whose amino-acid sequence is MVTSLKELYHTLRQVQSLVAAEREGFDLASLSPAERVDLWRRGFLSPSAALYEFERYGYDDYLTDYQRYVKTRGINGRFGYALDNKLLTYDALSGFPEHLPALHGLVENGRLRSVSIRGERGPTRPVVEWVADRPVGETVVLKWVLGGGGHNVFVLTRTDGGYRLNGEDVSRAALEDRLGELDEYVVTGFSEQAAYADGIYPEATNSVRAVTMWDPATDEPFLARAVHRIGTDETKPMDNWTQGGISAPIDEDGVLGRGAHYLAEGDLERRETHPDTGARIAGAAVPGWGAVREELLAVADSVPHLPYVGWDLVVTEDGEFEVIEANNYPGVKSLQVHGPLCADERVERFYRAHGVR
- a CDS encoding uS10/mL48 family ribosomal protein; amino-acid sequence: MTFVTKLTLQSGDRAVLERVVDGIATTVERKGAEMKGPHPSPPETLHVPQHKRTTGGESFDPWSYTVYTRTIEIVGHDEVARGVMDRSLPSGVHLGVEVERVRPLGSS
- a CDS encoding amidohydrolase, which translates into the protein MSTDHLIEIRRDLHRHPEPAWREFYTTCRIVEELERIGVSDLYVGRDAIDTDERLAVPDSSELVEWFNRAREAGAKEDVLERLDGGYTGCVAVIERGEGPTIGLRVDIDGLLRGESEADEHVPAAEGFRSEHEGAMHACGHDAHATIGLGVIEAIKESDFSGTLKVFFQPGEEMIAGGKAMAKSTHLADVEYLLALHIGLDHPTGEVVAGIDDFLAVSHIHAEFSGEPAHAGAEPDAGENAVQAMAAAVQNLYAIPRHHDGATRVNAGQVGGGTASNIIPESAHIEGEVRGQTTELMEYMRERADRILEGAAAMHGCAVDIETRGEAPSARSDDALVEVVGAVARTTPGVETVLDRDALGGSEDATYLMREVQKNGGYASYVGIGTDHPGGHHTATFDVDEASIAIGIDVIGRAIEEIAATRP
- a CDS encoding phosphoadenosine phosphosulfate reductase family protein, coding for MPEGFPDYLDVDYSDGEGEAPEEYPTLDTKIEKAIEVTRRGLEQYESPAVMWTGGKDSTLTLYFIKEVAEQFDLEVPPAVFIDHYQHFDEIHDFVEKWADQWDLDVIYARNDDVGAYVDSNDLEPGDDIEIEELNEQNRHHVRDLLEYEEETFPFLLDTYVGNHLLKTVALNNALEENDIDGVISGVRWDEQEARADETFFSPRHDPEIYPPHDRIQPILHFDEAAVWDAFWYVVVPETVEGYPEEGHVPQSYDDLPEGISQDDIPISPKYFEGFRSLGSEISTEKSEEEPAWLQDLDNTTERAGRAQDKEDLMERLRDLGYM